In one Pseudomonas sp. R84 genomic region, the following are encoded:
- a CDS encoding calcium-binding protein: protein MSKMLSPPLQMSSVSPIQVTPVSASDNAHAPAAGTLNAATPATDTDTDAGASWRRTLKSLDKHFGPLRIGEVMTSRVELQAMGATINGQPISPANAGLQRADQAFLDGLNFDADKVQARLKSVNIADSGEAAMLFYEIACKRSVDAAPLFVADTVIDPGSAMDRLNQLGKAAQKLDIHRVDALANAPGWISKNKSYLMSGAGVGMQAFGIYSGYRAMIDAIKAGEKLEALFQGGSIAAEFGSLIIERGLAKGGEYMLRNGGNTLKYFPRTSVGKYMSRGAGMFASAITLPFDITDAVKSFNAAAASQGKVAQDHYVSGGLSVAGASISLVLGVAALAGFGSVAGPVGLVAAGLLIAASIIYQAARVVDDIDDYIELTFEERMRSGWFAFTGKELDKEVMDRFKLSKGFDDYQKQLDVSAKDMLQGAYKHSIEHVINGAFQVELKPVKLWRYRWDESAGEQPFKLDSQAAIVEGDDVIDAGNGLPAGLKGKISGSAGDDKGVFWRLGSGNDRVIGVGNKPNLFTYRDDHKALTGGDKNDAFYQDVSEKELNRTGKPAHLSVLDGGAGSDTLAFEGSRPISDTRNIGHDINLHSGKLALRGLDSAVDTVDVAQLTSIENVSTLRRGTSRVTGNAEANRITANGYDRISTGAGDDTIAIYGLDCRVEGGSGADRYYIASSNARTTLVEDGEQSSLIEFGWPADIIQRWQIIGTSLVVSSLRGKDGDDPEHELTVENVYQWIDGKRQLKNDQFTFRTQDGFELLAQLPRQLDDASTHTIEPAVTVIGQPAPAVHIVNGGTVEIAEEGMKRHYVSRTARPVAFVARRNTAETSRSVFLAYNDADIVDALLTYEVEVRKGVSGNTHLYYRDINLSVLLPSKVLTFKSVVQPLSAATGYSGRNSLKVTTPQLMQDVVLIMQDQVSYRLQVPQMDYEDDAKNPGTRVRSTRSFLKRRNGSYRFVRPLASVKPALTAQPSRITIEAGSHTGIYVLEGQSSTYDVHLASNSIVRLSTPGATAKTADASIWNLYTRTLKERVVREDIQLEGNRLHIASVTIELPEVDDDAPVESISVVTSAGNVYEVSLLFEVLQLYVIDARGYASVEALVADIDLHLQRNELAAKVHVTNIGFAPGKSGTVFYNSVRKYWGIDSDPVARLKPQDLQISPAAKA from the coding sequence ATGTCAAAAATGCTTTCCCCGCCCCTGCAGATGTCCAGCGTCAGCCCCATTCAGGTCACCCCTGTCAGTGCTTCGGACAATGCCCATGCACCTGCGGCCGGCACGCTCAACGCCGCAACGCCGGCCACTGACACTGACACTGACGCCGGCGCGTCCTGGCGGCGCACGCTCAAATCCCTCGACAAACACTTCGGCCCTTTGCGCATCGGCGAGGTGATGACCAGCCGGGTCGAACTCCAGGCCATGGGCGCAACGATCAATGGCCAGCCCATCAGCCCGGCGAATGCCGGTCTGCAACGAGCGGATCAAGCGTTTCTCGACGGGCTCAACTTCGACGCGGACAAGGTGCAGGCGCGCTTGAAATCCGTGAACATTGCCGACAGCGGCGAGGCGGCCATGCTGTTCTATGAAATCGCCTGCAAGCGCTCCGTCGATGCCGCGCCGCTGTTCGTCGCCGACACCGTCATCGATCCCGGCAGCGCCATGGATCGCCTGAATCAATTGGGCAAGGCTGCGCAAAAACTGGATATCCATCGTGTCGACGCACTGGCAAACGCGCCAGGCTGGATCAGCAAAAACAAAAGCTATCTGATGAGCGGCGCCGGCGTGGGCATGCAGGCGTTTGGCATCTACAGCGGTTACAGAGCCATGATTGATGCGATCAAGGCCGGCGAAAAGCTGGAAGCGCTTTTCCAGGGCGGCTCCATCGCCGCCGAATTCGGCTCGTTGATCATCGAGCGAGGGCTGGCCAAGGGCGGTGAATACATGCTCAGAAATGGCGGCAATACGCTGAAGTACTTCCCGCGTACATCCGTCGGCAAATACATGAGCCGGGGCGCCGGAATGTTCGCCAGCGCAATCACTTTGCCCTTTGATATCACCGACGCCGTCAAATCGTTCAATGCCGCCGCTGCGTCGCAGGGAAAAGTAGCTCAGGACCACTATGTCAGCGGCGGCTTGAGCGTAGCGGGAGCGAGCATCAGCCTCGTGCTGGGTGTCGCCGCGCTGGCGGGATTCGGTAGCGTCGCCGGCCCTGTCGGCCTAGTCGCCGCCGGTTTGCTCATCGCCGCCTCGATCATCTATCAAGCCGCCCGGGTGGTGGACGATATCGATGACTACATTGAGCTGACTTTCGAAGAACGCATGCGCTCGGGCTGGTTCGCCTTCACCGGCAAGGAACTGGACAAGGAGGTCATGGATCGCTTCAAACTCTCCAAGGGCTTTGATGATTACCAGAAGCAGCTCGACGTGTCGGCCAAGGACATGCTGCAAGGCGCGTACAAGCACTCCATCGAACACGTGATCAACGGCGCGTTCCAGGTTGAACTCAAGCCGGTGAAACTCTGGCGCTACCGATGGGATGAAAGCGCAGGCGAACAGCCATTCAAACTCGACAGCCAGGCAGCCATTGTCGAGGGCGACGATGTGATCGATGCCGGCAACGGTTTGCCCGCCGGCCTCAAAGGCAAAATATCCGGTAGCGCCGGTGACGACAAAGGCGTGTTCTGGCGCCTGGGCAGCGGCAATGACCGGGTCATCGGTGTCGGCAACAAACCCAACCTGTTCACCTATCGCGACGATCACAAAGCGCTGACCGGGGGTGACAAGAACGATGCGTTTTACCAGGACGTCAGCGAAAAAGAGTTGAACCGCACCGGCAAACCGGCGCACCTCAGCGTGCTCGATGGTGGTGCCGGCTCCGACACACTGGCCTTCGAAGGCAGTCGCCCGATCAGCGATACACGAAACATCGGCCACGACATCAACCTGCACAGCGGCAAACTGGCCCTGCGTGGTCTTGATTCCGCCGTCGATACCGTTGACGTCGCGCAACTCACCTCGATTGAAAACGTTTCGACACTGCGCAGAGGCACCAGCCGGGTAACCGGCAACGCCGAGGCCAACCGGATTACCGCCAACGGTTACGACCGCATATCCACCGGCGCTGGCGACGACACGATTGCCATCTACGGACTCGACTGTCGGGTGGAGGGCGGCAGTGGCGCGGACCGCTATTACATCGCGAGCAGCAATGCGCGCACGACCCTCGTCGAGGACGGCGAGCAGTCGAGCCTGATCGAATTCGGCTGGCCGGCGGACATCATTCAGCGCTGGCAGATCATCGGCACGTCATTGGTGGTCAGCTCCCTGCGCGGCAAGGACGGTGACGATCCCGAGCATGAGTTGACCGTCGAAAATGTCTATCAGTGGATCGACGGCAAGCGCCAACTGAAGAATGATCAGTTCACGTTCAGAACCCAGGATGGCTTTGAGCTTCTGGCTCAGCTGCCGAGGCAACTGGACGATGCATCGACTCACACGATCGAACCCGCTGTGACCGTGATTGGCCAGCCCGCCCCCGCCGTACACATCGTCAACGGTGGTACTGTCGAGATTGCGGAAGAAGGTATGAAGCGACATTACGTCTCACGCACGGCTCGTCCGGTAGCGTTTGTCGCGCGGCGCAATACAGCCGAAACATCGCGCTCGGTTTTTCTGGCCTACAACGACGCCGACATTGTCGACGCCCTGCTCACCTATGAAGTGGAGGTGCGCAAAGGTGTCTCGGGCAATACTCATCTGTACTACCGGGACATCAACCTGTCTGTGCTGTTGCCGTCGAAAGTGCTGACCTTCAAAAGTGTCGTTCAACCCCTCTCGGCTGCCACCGGTTACAGCGGCAGAAACAGCCTGAAAGTCACGACGCCACAGCTGATGCAAGACGTGGTGTTGATCATGCAGGATCAGGTTTCGTACCGACTGCAAGTTCCGCAGATGGACTATGAAGACGATGCAAAAAATCCCGGCACTCGCGTGCGCAGCACCCGCAGTTTCCTCAAGCGACGCAATGGCAGTTATCGCTTTGTCAGACCGCTGGCGAGCGTCAAGCCAGCGCTGACTGCACAGCCCAGCCGGATCACCATTGAAGCCGGATCGCATACCGGAATTTATGTGCTTGAGGGCCAGAGTTCGACCTATGACGTGCATCTCGCCAGCAACTCGATCGTTCGTCTTTCGACACCAGGCGCCACGGCAAAAACCGCCGACGCCTCCATCTGGAATCTGTATACCCGCACATTGAAAGAACGGGTCGTGCGCGAAGATATTCAACTGGAGGGCAACCGCCTGCACATCGCCAGCGTGACCATCGAATTGCCCGAGGTCGACGATGACGCCCCGGTGGAATCCATCAGCGTGGTGACGTCGGCAGGCAACGTTTATGAAGTCTCCCTGCTGTTTGAAGTGCTTCAGTTGTACGTCATCGATGCCCGTGGGTATGCCAGTGTCGAAGCGCTGGTGGCCGACATCGATCTGCACCTGCAGCGCAACGAACTGGCGGCGAAAGTTCATGTCACGAACATTGGTTTTGCCCCCGGGAAATCCGGCACGGTGTTTTACAACTCCGTGAGAAAGTACTGGGGCATCGACAGTGACCCTGTGGCGCGACTCAAGCCGCAAGATCTTCAGATCTCGCCCGCCGCCAAAGCCTGA
- a CDS encoding bifunctional DedA family/phosphatase PAP2 family protein, giving the protein MGPWLDSVTGWLAANPQWLAAAVFIVAMVECLAIAGLIVPGTVLLFAIAVLAGSGALSLSETLLLGFLGGILGDAVSYFLGRHFHQNIRRLPGLRHHPEWMAGAESYFQRYGIASLLVGRFIGPLRPMLPMVAGMCDMPFPRFAAVSLLAAAGWSLAYLLPGWATGAAFRLPLPEGFWLQAGIVAGSIAAMVGLSVNSSLRRHRRATIWISSMSLLILIGLFIGYPYLTALDQGVMTLVQEHRQPVLDEVAVTLTLIGEFRNMLMFSALLVALLLVCRQWRQALFAVGTLLVTALANTGTKYFFARVRPEVLTDPLTTYSMPSGHASGSFALFLTLAVLAGRGQPPRMRLTWLLIGCIPALAIALSRVYLGAHWPTDVLAGAMLASCVCAASLWLSQRSTALNPMPFKVWWLILPAMVAMFGFFVLRHLPHTLLRYAY; this is encoded by the coding sequence ATGGGCCCATGGCTCGATAGCGTGACCGGGTGGCTGGCGGCCAATCCACAATGGCTGGCTGCTGCGGTGTTCATTGTTGCTATGGTGGAATGCCTGGCGATTGCCGGCTTGATCGTACCGGGCACGGTGCTGCTGTTTGCCATCGCCGTTCTGGCCGGTAGCGGCGCACTGTCGCTGAGCGAGACCCTGTTGCTGGGGTTTCTAGGCGGGATTCTCGGCGACGCCGTTTCGTATTTCCTCGGCCGCCACTTTCACCAGAACATCCGTCGTCTGCCGGGACTGCGTCATCATCCAGAATGGATGGCTGGCGCCGAGTCGTATTTCCAGCGCTACGGCATCGCCAGCCTGCTGGTCGGTCGCTTTATCGGACCGTTGCGGCCGATGCTGCCCATGGTCGCCGGCATGTGCGACATGCCCTTCCCCCGCTTCGCCGCTGTCAGCCTGCTGGCCGCCGCTGGCTGGAGCCTGGCCTATCTGCTGCCGGGCTGGGCCACCGGCGCGGCCTTCCGGCTGCCATTGCCTGAGGGGTTCTGGCTGCAAGCCGGGATTGTCGCCGGCAGTATTGCGGCAATGGTCGGCCTCAGTGTGAACAGCAGCCTGCGCCGTCACCGCCGCGCAACGATCTGGATCAGCAGCATGAGCCTGTTGATTCTGATCGGGCTGTTCATCGGCTATCCGTATTTGACAGCGCTTGATCAAGGCGTGATGACGCTGGTGCAGGAGCATCGCCAGCCGGTACTGGACGAAGTGGCCGTCACGCTGACGTTGATCGGCGAATTCCGCAACATGCTGATGTTCAGCGCGCTGCTCGTCGCCCTGCTGTTAGTGTGCCGCCAATGGCGCCAAGCGCTGTTCGCGGTGGGCACGCTGTTGGTGACCGCGCTGGCCAACACCGGGACGAAGTATTTCTTCGCTAGGGTGCGCCCGGAAGTGCTGACCGATCCGCTGACCACTTACAGCATGCCCAGCGGCCATGCCTCAGGTTCCTTCGCACTGTTTCTGACCCTGGCCGTACTCGCGGGCCGTGGCCAGCCGCCGCGTATGCGCCTGACCTGGCTGCTGATCGGCTGCATCCCTGCACTGGCCATCGCCTTGTCGCGGGTCTACCTGGGCGCGCACTGGCCGACCGACGTATTGGCTGGTGCCATGCTGGCCAGTTGCGTCTGCGCCGCCAGCCTGTGGCTGAGCCAGCGCTCGACGGCCCTTAATCCCATGCCATTCAAAGTGTGGTGGTTGATTTTGCCGGCCATGGTGGCGATGTTCGGTTTCTTTGTGCTTCGACACTTGCCTCACACGCTGTTGCGCTATGCCTATTAA